One genomic region from Pseudomonas hormoni encodes:
- a CDS encoding PepSY domain-containing protein has product MKTLTALFTAAALTLTAGLAQADDVPVDQIPQLVKDKKIKPLEELNQIVLKLHPGATITDSDLDNHFNGYEYEVELKDAKGIEWDVDLNAATGEVLKNKQDD; this is encoded by the coding sequence ATGAAGACTTTGACTGCCCTGTTCACCGCTGCCGCCCTGACCCTCACCGCTGGCCTGGCCCAGGCGGATGATGTTCCCGTCGATCAGATCCCGCAGTTGGTCAAGGATAAAAAGATCAAGCCGCTGGAAGAGCTGAACCAGATCGTTCTGAAGTTGCACCCGGGTGCCACGATCACCGACAGCGACCTGGATAACCACTTCAACGGCTACGAGTACGAAGTCGAACTGAAAGATGCCAAAGGCATTGAATGGGACGTGGACTTGAACGCCGCCACCGGCGAAGTCCTGAAGAACAAACAAGACGACTGA
- a CDS encoding transporter has protein sequence MNHSIDQSHRDPDLFGLLYGFSFRPGERGREIDSAMALRCLQQPGDSDEFLWLHLNLAHAACERWMKSHLELPDEFFEALHEGSRSTRIEHVDSALLAVVNDVVFNLSSMVSSDVSTLWVCARSRLIISARLQPLHSVDKLRSSVKAGECFRSPLELLVHLLRDQGEVLTQIVRKTSLSVDQIEDELLSSRLSTNRAELGANRRVLVRLQRLLALEPGSLLRLLNRPPQWLQKEDVKELRKSTEEFALIINDLTALGERIKLLQEEIAANLNEQSNRTLFTLTVVTVLALPINIIAGFFGMNVGGVPLSQDPEGFWILVALVATFTVIAGRWAFRKRQDY, from the coding sequence ATGAACCACAGCATCGACCAAAGCCATCGCGACCCGGACCTGTTCGGTCTGCTGTACGGTTTCAGTTTTCGTCCCGGCGAACGCGGCCGGGAGATCGATTCGGCCATGGCGTTGCGGTGTCTGCAACAACCGGGCGACAGCGACGAATTTCTCTGGCTGCACCTGAACCTCGCTCACGCCGCGTGCGAGCGCTGGATGAAAAGTCACCTGGAATTACCCGACGAGTTTTTCGAAGCGTTGCATGAAGGTTCGCGTTCGACGCGCATCGAGCATGTCGATTCAGCCTTGCTGGCGGTGGTCAACGACGTGGTGTTCAACCTCAGCAGCATGGTCTCCTCGGATGTGTCGACGCTGTGGGTATGCGCCCGCAGCCGGCTGATCATCAGCGCGCGCCTGCAACCGCTGCACTCGGTGGACAAGTTACGTTCGTCGGTGAAGGCCGGTGAATGCTTTCGCTCGCCGCTGGAGTTGCTGGTGCATTTGCTGCGCGACCAAGGCGAGGTGCTGACGCAGATCGTGCGCAAGACCAGCCTCAGTGTCGATCAGATCGAGGATGAGTTGCTGTCCTCGCGGCTGTCGACCAACCGCGCGGAACTGGGCGCCAATCGCCGGGTGCTGGTGCGTCTGCAACGGCTGCTGGCGCTGGAGCCGGGCTCGTTGCTGCGCCTGCTCAATCGTCCGCCGCAATGGTTGCAGAAGGAAGACGTGAAGGAGCTGCGCAAATCCACCGAGGAGTTTGCGCTGATCATCAACGACCTCACGGCGCTGGGTGAGCGGATCAAACTGTTGCAGGAAGAGATTGCCGCCAACCTGAATGAACAAAGCAACCGCACGCTGTTTACCCTGACGGTGGTGACGGTGCTGGCGTTGCCGATCAACATCATTGCCGGTTTCTTTGGCATGAACGTGGGTGGCGTGCCGCTATCCCAGGATCCGGAAGGATTCTGGATTCTGGTGGCATTGGTGGCGACGTTTACCGTGATTGCGGGGCGGTGGGCGTTTCGTAAGCGCCAGGATTATTGA
- a CDS encoding antibiotic biosynthesis monooxygenase family protein — translation MMAQTPEPPYYAVIFTSLRTEGDQGYAEAAERMVELAREQPGFLGVESARGEDGLGITVSYWASEAAILAWKHHPEHSAIRERGRSTWYSACHTRVCRVERAYEFKQ, via the coding sequence ATGATGGCCCAGACGCCGGAACCGCCTTACTACGCGGTGATTTTTACTTCGCTGCGCACCGAGGGGGATCAGGGTTACGCCGAAGCCGCCGAGCGCATGGTTGAACTGGCGCGCGAGCAGCCGGGTTTTCTGGGCGTGGAATCGGCGCGGGGCGAAGATGGGCTTGGGATTACGGTGTCCTATTGGGCCAGTGAGGCGGCGATTCTGGCGTGGAAACATCATCCCGAGCACAGCGCGATTCGTGAGCGTGGGCGCTCGACCTGGTACTCGGCGTGTCATACGCGGGTGTGCAGGGTTGAGCGGGCTTATGAGTTTAAACAGTAA
- a CDS encoding CTP synthase C-terminal region-related (seleno)protein, with the protein MENTAIRIALIGDYDPQVTAHQAIPIALRMVAEHSGLNIQFQWLATDCIDNDTPLEDFDGFWCVPASPYRDEGGALRAIHFAREQQRPFLGTCGGFQHAVLEYARNVLGWGDAVHGETSPDATRALLTPLTCSLVEAVDSIHLVEGSLIAKAYESAEIREGYRCRFGVNPDFERDLLSQELSAVGHDSTGELRAVELRGHPFFVATLFQPERAALKGVLPPLVSALIEACVRKKS; encoded by the coding sequence ATGGAAAACACCGCCATCCGCATCGCCCTGATCGGCGACTACGACCCGCAAGTCACCGCCCACCAGGCGATTCCCATCGCCCTCAGAATGGTGGCCGAACACTCAGGCTTGAACATTCAGTTCCAGTGGTTGGCCACCGATTGCATCGACAACGACACACCGCTGGAAGACTTCGACGGCTTCTGGTGTGTACCAGCCAGTCCCTACCGCGATGAGGGCGGTGCGTTGCGAGCGATCCACTTTGCCCGCGAACAACAGCGACCTTTCCTCGGCACGTGTGGCGGTTTTCAGCACGCCGTACTCGAATACGCTCGTAACGTGCTCGGCTGGGGAGATGCCGTTCACGGCGAGACCTCACCCGATGCAACGCGAGCGCTGCTCACGCCACTGACCTGTTCGTTGGTGGAAGCCGTCGACAGCATTCATCTGGTTGAAGGTTCGTTGATCGCCAAGGCGTACGAAAGCGCCGAGATTCGCGAAGGCTATCGCTGCCGTTTCGGTGTGAATCCCGACTTTGAACGGGATTTGCTGAGCCAGGAATTATCCGCTGTCGGGCACGATTCGACGGGGGAGTTGCGGGCAGTGGAGTTGCGTGGGCATCCGTTCTTCGTTGCCACGTTGTTTCAACCTGAACGTGCCGCGCTCAAAGGTGTGTTGCCGCCGCTGGTGAGTGCGTTGATCGAAGCGTGTGTGAGGAAGAAATCATGA
- a CDS encoding multidrug/biocide efflux PACE transporter, producing the protein MNMQKSITERIFQAIGFELLAIVICTPLLAWIMDKPMLDMGVVTVVIAALALAWNVVFNGIFDRVLQRFEIAHNAWTRVVHALLFEGGLVAVGVPLIAWWLNVSLWQAFLLDIGVLLFFLPYTYVYHWAYDVVRARMLLVNSAR; encoded by the coding sequence ATGAACATGCAAAAATCCATCACCGAACGTATTTTCCAGGCCATCGGCTTTGAGCTGCTGGCCATCGTGATCTGCACCCCGTTGCTGGCTTGGATCATGGACAAACCGATGCTCGACATGGGCGTCGTCACCGTCGTGATCGCGGCACTGGCACTGGCGTGGAACGTGGTGTTCAACGGCATTTTTGATCGTGTGCTGCAGCGTTTCGAAATTGCGCACAACGCTTGGACGCGCGTTGTCCATGCGCTGCTGTTTGAAGGCGGTCTGGTCGCGGTCGGCGTACCGCTGATTGCCTGGTGGCTTAATGTCAGCCTGTGGCAGGCGTTCCTGCTGGATATCGGTGTGTTGCTGTTTTTCCTGCCGTACACCTACGTTTACCACTGGGCGTATGACGTGGTGCGCGCGCGCATGTTACTGGTTAATAGCGCTCGCTGA
- a CDS encoding LysR family transcriptional regulator yields the protein MASQEVLQAFVQAATQGSFSAAARKLGRSQSTISAAVASLEIDLDLILFDRSSRKPTLTPAGHVMLQRAEEILAATSRLEMTASQLAQGVEPKLTVAISDTYQSDRFEATLSAFEQRYPDLELECLIAECDDLVALVQSGRAHVAFAEQQESYPPDLVSSTVQERTEIALFVSREHPLAALARIDQDILQQHRELRLATIVNPYESRAKGRVWSAPSYLMLLEMAQGGFGWAPLPRWLVGRFGAGTLQELNVRGWPKPLFVDALWSRLHPPGPAGSWLLGKMLE from the coding sequence ATGGCGTCCCAGGAAGTGTTGCAGGCGTTTGTGCAAGCGGCGACCCAAGGCTCGTTTTCCGCCGCGGCGCGCAAACTCGGGCGCAGTCAGTCGACCATCAGCGCTGCGGTGGCCAGCCTGGAGATTGATCTGGATCTGATCCTGTTCGACCGCAGTAGCCGCAAGCCGACCCTGACTCCAGCCGGGCACGTGATGTTGCAACGGGCCGAGGAGATTCTGGCGGCGACCAGCCGTCTGGAAATGACCGCCAGCCAGTTGGCTCAAGGGGTTGAACCGAAGCTGACCGTGGCGATTTCCGACACCTATCAATCCGACCGTTTCGAAGCGACGCTCAGTGCGTTCGAGCAGCGATACCCGGACCTGGAACTCGAATGCCTGATTGCCGAATGCGATGACCTGGTGGCGCTGGTGCAAAGCGGTCGGGCGCATGTGGCGTTCGCCGAGCAACAGGAAAGTTACCCGCCGGATCTGGTCAGCTCGACGGTGCAGGAGCGTACCGAAATTGCCTTGTTCGTGTCCCGCGAGCATCCGTTGGCGGCACTGGCGCGCATCGATCAGGACATCTTGCAACAGCACCGGGAGTTGCGTCTGGCGACGATCGTCAATCCGTATGAAAGCCGCGCCAAGGGACGCGTCTGGTCGGCACCGAGTTATTTGATGCTGCTGGAAATGGCTCAGGGCGGATTCGGTTGGGCGCCGTTGCCGCGGTGGCTGGTGGGGCGGTTTGGCGCTGGAACGTTGCAGGAATTGAACGTGCGCGGCTGGCCGAAACCGCTGTTCGTCGATGCACTGTGGTCGCGGCTGCATCCGCCGGGGCCGGCGGGGAGTTGGTTGTTGGGCAAGATGCTGGAATGA
- a CDS encoding glycerophosphodiester phosphodiesterase, producing MPVTFTKSALLLSVLLGLGQAQAASEPGPTSLASRSGIPHPAVIAHRGASFDAPESTAAAYKLARDLGADYLELDLQRSKDGVLFALHDNNLQRTTDVASKFPERKDSPANAFTIAELKTLDAGSWFNSAYPDRARPSYAGLKILTLDEIIDIAQGNPLHKPGLYIETKEPKQFPGIESDLKDKLQDRGWLSPAGSKLAKSNLAVGQGKGKVVLQTFEKSSLELLEKEMPQVPKILLLWVGEGSIEPKSKVTFAESGDKDKATYYAKQEPKDKAEFQQWVEYAKAQGAIGTGPSAALTKGGDQSYSDLVKPWMNQYTHDQGLLVHVYTVDDAVDYQKVMDAGVDGIFTNRASELLKFYKRPAAGTVAQLLTNNGY from the coding sequence ATGCCTGTTACTTTCACCAAGAGCGCTCTGCTGCTGAGCGTGCTGCTCGGCCTCGGTCAGGCGCAGGCCGCCAGCGAGCCAGGCCCAACCTCACTGGCGAGCCGTTCGGGCATCCCGCATCCGGCGGTGATCGCTCACCGCGGTGCGTCTTTCGATGCACCGGAATCCACCGCCGCCGCTTACAAACTGGCGCGCGATCTGGGCGCCGACTACCTCGAACTGGACCTGCAACGCAGCAAGGACGGCGTGCTGTTTGCCCTGCACGACAACAACCTGCAACGCACCACCGACGTCGCCAGCAAATTCCCTGAGCGCAAGGACAGCCCGGCCAACGCGTTCACGATCGCCGAACTGAAAACCCTCGATGCCGGCAGCTGGTTCAACAGCGCTTACCCGGATCGCGCACGTCCCTCCTATGCGGGTCTGAAAATCCTGACCCTCGACGAGATCATCGACATTGCCCAAGGCAATCCGCTGCACAAGCCCGGCTTGTACATCGAAACCAAAGAACCCAAGCAATTCCCCGGCATCGAAAGCGACCTCAAGGATAAATTGCAGGATCGCGGCTGGCTGAGCCCGGCGGGTTCCAAACTGGCGAAAAGCAATCTGGCGGTCGGCCAGGGCAAAGGCAAAGTGGTGTTGCAAACGTTCGAGAAGAGCAGCCTCGAACTGCTGGAAAAAGAAATGCCGCAGGTGCCGAAGATTTTGTTGCTGTGGGTCGGCGAAGGCAGCATCGAGCCCAAGTCCAAGGTGACGTTCGCCGAGTCTGGCGACAAGGACAAAGCCACGTACTACGCCAAGCAGGAGCCGAAGGACAAAGCCGAGTTCCAGCAATGGGTCGAGTACGCCAAGGCCCAGGGCGCGATCGGCACCGGTCCTTCCGCCGCGCTGACCAAGGGCGGCGATCAGAGCTATTCGGACCTGGTGAAGCCGTGGATGAACCAGTACACCCACGATCAGGGTTTGTTGGTGCACGTCTACACCGTCGATGATGCGGTGGATTACCAGAAGGTTATGGACGCCGGGGTCGATGGTATTTTCACCAACCGTGCCAGCGAACTGTTGAAGTTCTATAAACGCCCGGCGGCGGGTACGGTTGCGCAGTTGCTGACGAACAATGGGTATTGA
- a CDS encoding DUF2025 family protein: protein MRITSQLICQAAEQLKGFVGLNRKTGQYIVRFSEDSFGMDVADDGIIPASEFVWAPGPEQAMTLKRELIQLLLDQNIDDRINITEPLRVYMNRREVPEISAVRSLVQS from the coding sequence ATGCGCATCACTTCCCAGCTCATCTGCCAGGCCGCCGAACAGCTCAAAGGCTTCGTCGGCCTCAATCGCAAGACCGGTCAGTACATCGTGCGTTTCAGCGAAGATTCCTTCGGCATGGACGTGGCGGATGACGGCATTATTCCTGCCAGTGAATTCGTCTGGGCGCCGGGGCCGGAGCAGGCCATGACGCTTAAGCGCGAGCTAATTCAGTTGTTGCTGGATCAGAACATTGATGACCGGATCAACATTACCGAGCCGTTGCGGGTGTATATGAATCGGCGGGAAGTGCCGGAGATTTCGGCGGTGCGCAGTCTTGTTCAGAGCTGA
- a CDS encoding DUF1003 domain-containing protein yields MTTETKTTAPVDHLRFHRPHAHLAPTFGTDKFALRAEAFARFFGTPTFLGAQTLIVVLWVCLNVFGVAHFDLYPFILLNLAFSLQSAYAAPLILLAQTRQAARDKAQSDADAQHREALAVANSERQAQAAQNSAQLLELLEQNTRLTEMTKALTERIESLTSEMHQHFVRKDPSNH; encoded by the coding sequence ATGACCACCGAAACCAAAACCACCGCGCCCGTCGATCACTTGCGTTTCCACCGTCCTCACGCTCACCTGGCGCCGACCTTCGGCACTGACAAGTTTGCCCTGCGTGCCGAGGCCTTTGCGCGGTTCTTCGGCACGCCGACCTTTCTCGGTGCGCAGACGCTGATCGTGGTGCTGTGGGTGTGTCTCAACGTGTTCGGTGTGGCGCACTTTGACCTGTACCCGTTCATCCTCCTTAACCTGGCGTTCAGCCTGCAATCGGCCTACGCCGCGCCGCTGATTTTGCTGGCCCAGACCCGGCAGGCGGCGCGGGACAAAGCTCAATCCGACGCCGACGCGCAGCACCGCGAAGCGCTGGCCGTGGCCAACAGTGAACGTCAGGCCCAAGCGGCACAGAACTCCGCGCAATTGCTCGAATTGCTCGAGCAAAACACCCGCCTGACCGAGATGACCAAAGCCCTCACTGAACGCATCGAAAGCCTGACGTCGGAAATGCACCAGCATTTCGTGCGCAAAGACCCATCGAACCACTGA
- a CDS encoding inorganic phosphate transporter produces MATPSYTAAQASASSAKPQFDKKPGLLTIVIFFAVLAIGLLFTAYSLMHDMNELGTVVTTWTPFLLLGVALLIALGFEFVNGFHDTANAVATVIYTNSLPPNFAVVWSGFFNFLGVLLSSGAVAFGIIALLPVELILQVGSSAGFAMIFALLIAAILWNLGTWWLGLPASSSHTLIGSIIGVGVANALMHGRDGTSGVDWAQATKVGYALLLSPLVGFGCAALLLLALRAFVKNRALYKEPQGNTPPPWWIRGMLILTCTGVSFAHGSNDGQKGMGLIMLILVGTLPMAYALNRTMPADQSLQFAAVAEVTQQALMKTTSLPAPTDPRPVLSDYVRTKEATPQLIPALATLAGNIGNEVKGYGSLSKVPAEAMGNVRNDMYLTSETIRLIDKNKVGNFDADTTGKLQLFKQQIDNATRFIPLWVKIAVAIALGLGTMVGWKRIVVTVGEKIGKTHLTYAQGASAETVAMLTIGAADMFGLPVSTTHVLSSGVAGTMVANGGGLQMKTIRNLLMAWVLTLPAAILLSGSLYWLFTQIF; encoded by the coding sequence ATGGCTACTCCTTCCTACACCGCCGCCCAGGCGTCTGCCAGCAGCGCGAAGCCGCAGTTCGATAAAAAACCCGGCCTGCTGACCATTGTGATTTTCTTCGCGGTGCTGGCCATCGGCCTGTTGTTCACCGCGTACAGCCTGATGCACGACATGAACGAACTCGGCACGGTGGTCACCACCTGGACGCCGTTTCTGCTGCTGGGCGTGGCGCTGCTGATCGCGTTGGGCTTTGAGTTCGTCAACGGTTTCCACGACACCGCCAACGCAGTGGCCACGGTGATTTACACCAACTCCTTGCCGCCGAACTTTGCGGTGGTCTGGTCCGGGTTCTTCAACTTCCTTGGCGTGCTGCTGTCGAGCGGCGCGGTGGCGTTCGGCATCATCGCGCTGCTGCCGGTGGAGCTGATTCTGCAGGTCGGGTCGTCCGCCGGTTTCGCGATGATTTTCGCCCTGCTGATCGCGGCGATTCTGTGGAACCTCGGCACCTGGTGGCTGGGTCTGCCGGCGTCTTCGTCGCACACCCTGATCGGTTCGATCATCGGTGTCGGCGTCGCCAACGCCTTGATGCACGGGCGCGACGGCACCAGCGGCGTGGACTGGGCGCAAGCAACCAAGGTCGGTTACGCGCTCCTTCTTTCTCCACTGGTTGGCTTCGGCTGCGCCGCGTTGTTGCTGCTGGCCCTGCGCGCCTTCGTCAAGAATCGCGCGCTGTACAAGGAACCCCAAGGCAACACCCCGCCACCGTGGTGGATTCGCGGCATGTTGATCCTGACCTGCACCGGTGTGTCCTTCGCCCACGGCTCCAACGACGGCCAGAAAGGCATGGGCCTGATCATGCTGATCCTGGTGGGCACCCTGCCGATGGCGTACGCGTTGAACCGCACCATGCCGGCGGATCAGTCGTTGCAATTCGCCGCCGTGGCCGAAGTCACCCAGCAAGCGCTGATGAAAACCACCTCGCTGCCGGCGCCCACCGATCCGCGTCCGGTGCTGTCCGATTACGTGCGCACCAAGGAAGCCACGCCGCAACTGATCCCCGCCCTCGCGACGCTGGCCGGCAACATCGGCAACGAAGTGAAGGGTTACGGTTCGCTGTCGAAAGTCCCGGCCGAGGCCATGGGCAACGTGCGCAACGACATGTACCTGACCAGCGAAACCATTCGCTTGATAGACAAGAACAAAGTCGGCAACTTTGACGCCGACACCACCGGCAAGCTGCAACTGTTCAAGCAACAGATCGACAACGCCACGCGGTTCATTCCGCTGTGGGTGAAGATCGCGGTGGCGATTGCGCTGGGCCTGGGCACCATGGTCGGCTGGAAGCGCATCGTGGTGACCGTCGGCGAGAAGATCGGCAAGACCCACCTGACTTACGCACAAGGGGCCTCGGCTGAAACCGTGGCCATGCTGACCATCGGCGCGGCGGACATGTTCGGGCTGCCGGTCTCGACTACCCACGTGTTGTCTTCGGGGGTAGCCGGGACCATGGTCGCCAACGGCGGTGGCTTGCAAATGAAGACCATCCGCAATCTGCTGATGGCCTGGGTGCTGACCTTGCCGGCGGCGATTCTGTTGTCGGGGAGTTTGTACTGGCTGTTCACCCAAATCTTCTGA
- a CDS encoding LysR family transcriptional regulator: MNKLELLRTFVRVSEMSSFTLAGESLGLPRSTVSEHVQALEALLGTRLLQRTTRRVQATQDGLVLYERSKDLLSHMDEIEGLFRQDAASLTGRIRFDMPNFLARQVVLPRLPEFIALHPNLELEISTTDRRVDLQREGFDCVVRVGAQPDQSVVARHVCDFAMVNCASPAYLQRYGIPEKLDDLAQHRLVHYVGVLGSRSEGFLYEVDGKLHRLPMAGSVTVNSTDAYEAACLGGFGLIQAPLKGMQSHLLSGELVAVLPQFNAPSMDVALLYARQRHLPLRVRAFMDWLAQIIQSTI; encoded by the coding sequence ATGAACAAACTGGAACTGCTGCGCACCTTCGTCCGCGTCAGCGAGATGTCGAGTTTTACCCTTGCCGGCGAAAGCCTGGGCTTGCCCCGGTCCACCGTGTCGGAACACGTTCAGGCGCTGGAAGCGCTGCTGGGTACGCGTCTGCTGCAACGCACCACGCGCAGGGTTCAGGCGACTCAGGACGGCCTGGTGTTGTACGAACGCAGCAAGGACTTGCTGTCGCACATGGACGAAATCGAAGGGCTGTTTCGCCAGGATGCGGCGTCGCTCACCGGGCGGATTCGCTTCGACATGCCGAACTTTCTGGCGCGCCAGGTGGTGTTGCCGCGGTTACCGGAATTCATCGCGCTGCACCCCAATCTGGAACTGGAAATCAGCACCACCGATCGCCGGGTTGATTTGCAAAGGGAGGGGTTTGATTGCGTTGTGCGGGTCGGCGCACAGCCGGATCAATCGGTGGTCGCGCGCCACGTGTGCGATTTTGCGATGGTCAATTGCGCCAGTCCCGCTTACTTGCAGCGCTATGGCATTCCCGAAAAACTCGACGATCTGGCGCAGCATCGGCTGGTCCATTACGTCGGCGTGCTGGGTTCGCGGTCGGAAGGTTTTTTGTATGAGGTCGATGGCAAGCTGCATCGATTGCCGATGGCGGGTAGCGTCACGGTGAACAGCACCGACGCTTATGAAGCGGCGTGCCTGGGGGGATTCGGCTTGATTCAGGCGCCGCTCAAAGGCATGCAGTCGCACTTGCTCAGCGGTGAACTGGTGGCGGTGTTGCCGCAGTTCAATGCACCGTCGATGGACGTGGCGCTGCTCTATGCCCGGCAACGGCATTTGCCGTTGCGGGTCAGAGCGTTTATGGATTGGCTGGCGCAAATCATCCAGTCCACGATCTAA
- a CDS encoding methyl-accepting chemotaxis protein → MFLQKSLRAQILALLSGSLFAMLLIALACFHFLSSGVQSYANLIDGPLHTSQLIDEANLQFKVQVQEWKNVLLRGKQPADLDKYWKQFEDRQRDVQGILGELAGQKGIEPQLKTRIERLRDEHRVLGAAYQKGRDAYVAAGADPTVGDTAVKGVDRATSDQMSELVSELRKQGTEQSRLISASADRTVLLGIIVMLASGLLIGLLSLWLVNRNLVEPIRKLIDYVAQLSQGKIAERVASTRQDELGKLAIAANTLRDFLADTFSRLQVSAKDLDGASGELKAIAGLMASGTNEQFNRTDQVATAMNEMSATAQEVARHAADAARAADDADQSAQQGEKVMQGTIHTITRMRGEIANTATVIRQLETDSGRIGKVLEVIRGIAEQTNLLALNAAIEAARAGEAGRGFAVVADEVRSLAQRTAASIIEINQIIQTVQTGAVDAAQAIESGQSRSEESVEQVTQAGAMLERITHAVEAIRDMNRQIATAAEEQTSVAEDISRNLTEITSIASTNLDNVQRTEAASHNLHGLSGQLNEVTARLSA, encoded by the coding sequence ATGTTTTTGCAAAAGTCCTTGAGAGCGCAAATTCTCGCCCTGCTGAGCGGCAGCCTGTTTGCGATGCTGTTGATCGCTTTGGCTTGCTTTCACTTTCTGTCCAGCGGCGTTCAGAGCTACGCGAATCTGATCGACGGCCCGCTGCACACCTCGCAATTGATCGATGAAGCCAACCTGCAATTCAAGGTGCAGGTCCAGGAATGGAAAAACGTCCTGCTGCGCGGCAAGCAACCGGCGGACCTGGACAAATACTGGAAGCAATTCGAAGACCGCCAGCGCGACGTGCAGGGCATTCTCGGCGAACTGGCCGGGCAAAAGGGCATCGAGCCGCAACTCAAGACCCGCATCGAACGCCTGCGTGACGAACACCGCGTGTTAGGCGCGGCGTATCAGAAGGGCCGCGATGCCTACGTGGCGGCCGGTGCCGATCCAACGGTGGGTGACACCGCGGTGAAGGGCGTGGACCGGGCGACCAGCGATCAGATGAGCGAACTGGTCAGCGAATTGCGCAAGCAGGGCACCGAGCAGTCCAGGCTGATCAGCGCCAGCGCCGATCGCACCGTGTTGCTGGGCATCATCGTGATGCTCGCTTCGGGTCTGTTGATCGGTCTGTTGAGCCTGTGGCTGGTCAACCGCAACCTGGTCGAACCGATTCGCAAGCTGATCGACTACGTGGCGCAACTCAGTCAGGGCAAAATTGCCGAACGCGTGGCCAGCACCCGTCAGGATGAGCTGGGCAAATTGGCGATCGCGGCCAACACGCTGCGCGATTTCCTCGCCGACACCTTCAGCCGCTTGCAGGTCAGTGCCAAGGATCTGGACGGCGCCAGCGGTGAGCTGAAAGCGATCGCCGGTCTCATGGCCAGCGGCACCAACGAGCAGTTCAACCGCACCGATCAGGTCGCCACGGCGATGAACGAAATGTCCGCCACCGCGCAGGAAGTCGCGCGCCACGCCGCCGATGCGGCGCGTGCGGCGGATGACGCCGACCAGTCCGCCCAGCAAGGCGAAAAAGTCATGCAGGGCACCATCCACACCATCACCCGCATGCGCGGTGAAATTGCCAACACCGCGACGGTCATTCGACAGCTGGAAACCGACAGCGGCCGCATCGGCAAGGTGCTGGAAGTGATTCGCGGCATCGCCGAACAGACCAACTTGCTGGCGCTCAACGCGGCCATCGAAGCCGCCCGTGCCGGTGAAGCCGGGCGCGGTTTCGCGGTGGTGGCCGATGAAGTGCGCAGCCTGGCCCAGCGCACGGCGGCGTCGATCATCGAGATCAACCAGATCATCCAGACTGTGCAAACCGGTGCGGTGGACGCGGCTCAGGCGATAGAGAGCGGTCAGTCGCGCAGTGAGGAAAGTGTCGAGCAAGTGACGCAGGCCGGTGCGATGCTGGAGCGCATTACCCACGCCGTGGAAGCCATTCGCGACATGAACCGCCAGATCGCTACCGCTGCCGAAGAGCAGACCTCGGTCGCCGAAGACATCTCGCGCAACCTCACCGAGATCACCAGCATCGCCAGCACCAACCTGGACAACGTGCAACGCACCGAAGCGGCCAGCCACAACCTGCACGGGTTGTCAGGACAACTGAATGAAGTGACGGCGCGTTTGAGCGCGTAA
- a CDS encoding SDR family NAD(P)-dependent oxidoreductase, whose product MNRKIALITGASRGLGKNAALHLAAQGVDIIGTYNSKADEAQALVAEIESLGGRAVMLQLDVGQSERFADFTTQVTEVLRSRFDRQHFDFLLNNAGIGVYANFVDTTVEQFDLLMNIHLKGPFFLTQNLLPLMADGGRILNVSSGLTRFSLPGYGTYAAMKGAMEVLTRYQAKELGARGISVNTLAPGAIETDFGGGTVRDNAQVNQMVADNTALGRVGLPDDIGAAIALLLAPGSQWINGQRVEASGGMFL is encoded by the coding sequence ATGAATCGCAAAATCGCACTGATCACCGGCGCCAGCCGCGGCCTCGGCAAAAACGCAGCGCTGCATCTGGCCGCCCAGGGCGTCGACATCATCGGCACCTACAACAGCAAAGCCGATGAGGCGCAGGCACTGGTCGCGGAAATCGAAAGCCTCGGCGGTCGTGCCGTCATGCTGCAACTGGACGTGGGCCAGAGCGAGCGCTTCGCAGATTTCACCACGCAGGTCACCGAGGTATTGCGCAGCCGTTTTGATCGCCAGCACTTCGATTTTTTGCTGAACAACGCCGGCATTGGTGTGTATGCGAACTTTGTCGATACCACCGTCGAGCAGTTCGATCTGCTGATGAATATTCATCTGAAAGGGCCGTTTTTCCTGACCCAGAACCTGCTGCCGTTGATGGCTGATGGCGGCCGGATTCTCAACGTGTCCAGCGGTCTGACCCGCTTCAGCCTGCCGGGTTACGGCACTTACGCGGCGATGAAAGGCGCGATGGAAGTACTGACGCGTTATCAAGCCAAGGAACTCGGTGCGCGGGGTATTTCGGTGAATACGTTGGCGCCCGGCGCGATCGAAACCGATTTCGGCGGCGGGACCGTGCGCGACAATGCGCAGGTGAACCAAATGGTCGCCGACAATACCGCCCTGGGTCGCGTCGGTCTGCCGGACGATATCGGCGCCGCGATTGCGCTGCTGCTGGCACCGGGCAGCCAGTGGATCAATGGGCAGCGCGTCGAGGCGTCGGGCGGGATGTTTTTGTAA